TTTTCGGCCACAACACGCAACAGCGGGCTGCTTTTGCGTTTCCGAGTGCAGAAAACAGAGAGGAGGGCGGCGGCTGGAGAAGGAGATCGAGAGGACGGCGATGCTTAGCAGCGCCGGTGGCGATTACCCATGGATCCGGTGTGCAGGTGAGCGGCGGTGTGCACCCCATCCCCTTGCCCCTTCCTctcgcccctcccctccccaatcCTATATGGTATTTGCGCTGCGGGCTGGCCGTGCCGGCCCTTGCTGTGTGGCTGTGCCGGCGGCGTTTTGTAGTGTTTGATTTGTTAGCTTCGGCGCCGCCTCGCTGATTTCTCTGACCCATTGTGGCAGGTTGCCAATCTTCATCGATGGGGTTGTCCCCGCTGGCTCGGATCTGAACGACGGGAGCGAGGCCGGTAGTGGCGGTCCAGTAGGCGTGCGGGAGTCGTCTGTGGCTGCGTACTTCAATGGCGGCGACCCCGCCCGGAACGATGCGAACAGTCTAGTCA
This genomic window from Aegilops tauschii subsp. strangulata cultivar AL8/78 chromosome 4, Aet v6.0, whole genome shotgun sequence contains:
- the LOC141021160 gene encoding uncharacterized protein isoform X1, which translates into the protein MYHGPEIFRPQHATAGCFCVSECRKQRGGRRLEKEIERTAMLSSAGGDYPWIRCAGERRLPIFIDGVVPAGSDLNDGSEAGSGGPVGVRESSVAAYFNGGDPARNDANSLVSQASLRSNHIRDHPAESSACLVGELAWLRAPCASRMGALEKMIRGFAERDGEEVIKLELGNTFNSLTKAYHCYNLYSWEHRLILTPSQNIWKEPAQS